In Piliocolobus tephrosceles isolate RC106 chromosome 10, ASM277652v3, whole genome shotgun sequence, a single window of DNA contains:
- the SLC39A5 gene encoding zinc transporter ZIP5 gives MFPLGSEQCLNGSQLLVNFGLSPAAPLTPRQFALLCPALLYQIDSRVCIGAPAPAPPGDLLSALLQSALAVLLLSLPSPLSLLLLRLLEPRLLRPLLGFLGALAVGTLCGDALLHLLPHAQEGRHAGPGGLPEEDLGPGLSVLGGLFLLFVLENILGLLRHRGLRPRCCRRKRRDLETRNLDPENGSGMALQPLQAAPEPGAQGQREQNSQHPPAPAPPGHQGHSHGHQGGADITWMVLLGDGLHNLTDGLAIGAAFSDGFSSGLSTTLAVFCHELPHELGDFAMLLQSGLSFRRLGLLSLVSGALGLGGAVLGVGLSLGPVPLTPWVFGVTAGVFLYVALVDMLPALLRPPEPMPTPHVLLQGLGLLLGGGLMLAIALLEERLLPVTTEG, from the exons ATGTTCCCTCTGGGATCAGAGCAG TGTCTGAACGGCTCCCAGCTGCTGGTCAATTTTGGCCTGAGTCCCGCTGCTCCTCTGACCCCTCGTCAGTTTGCtctgctgtgcccagccctgctttATCAGATCGACAGCCGCGTCTGCATCGGAGCTCCGGCCCCTGCACCCCCAGGGGATCTACTATCTG CCCTGCTTCAGAGTGCCCTGGCAGTCCTGTTGCTCAGCCTCCCTTCTCCCCTATCCCTGCTGCTGCTGCGGCTCCTGGAACCTCGTCTACTGCGGCCCTTGCTGGGCTTCCTGGGGGCCCTGGCCGTGGGCACTCTTTGTGGGGATGCACTGCTACACCTGCTACCGCAT GCACAAGAAGGGCGGCACGCAGGACCTGGTGGACTACCAGAGGAGGACCTGGGCCCGGGGCTGTCAGTGCTCGGAGGCCTCTTCCTGCTCTTTGTGCTGGAGAACATACTGGGGCTTTTGCGGCACCGAGGGCTCAGGCCA AGATGCTGCAGGCGAAAACGAAGGGATCTCGAAACACGAAACCTGGACCCGGAGAATGGCAGTGGGATGGCCCTTCAGCCCCTACAGGCAGCTCCAG AGCCAGGGGCTCAAGGCCAGAGGGAGCAGAACAGCCAGCAcccaccagccccagcccctcctgggCACCAAGGCCACAGTCATGGGCACCAGGGTGGCGCTGATATCACGTGGATGGTCCTCCTGGGAGATGGTCTACACAACCTCACTGATGGGCTGGCCATAG GTGCTGCCTTCTCTGATGGCTTCTCCAGTGGCCTCAGTACCACCTTAGCGGTCTTCTGCCACGAGCTGCCCCATGAACTGG GTGACTTTGCCATGCTGCTCCAGTCAGGGCTGTCCTTTCGGCGGCTGGGGCTGCTGAGCCTTGTGTCTGGAGCCCTGGGACTGGGGGGTGCAGTCCTGGGGGTGGGGCTCAGCCTGGGCCCTGTCCCCCTCACTCCCTGGGTGTTTGGGGTCACTGCTGGGGTCTTCCTCTATGTGGCCCTTGTGGACATG ctACCAGCCCTGCTTCGTCCTCCGGAGCCCATGCCTACGCCCCATGTGCTCCTgcaggggctggggctgctgctggGGGGCGGCCTCATGCTTGCCATAGCCCTGCTGGAGGAGCGGCTACTGCCCGTGACCACTGAGGGCTGA